The following nucleotide sequence is from Hydrogenophaga sp. PBL-H3.
AGCTACAGGACTTACTCGTGTCACTGTCTGCTGCCGTGCTCTCCTGGTGGATGCGTCCGCCGCCGAGCAAGGTCCCAACGTTGCACACCACAACGCGCGCCACTGTGCGCCAGCCCTCAGACGCGTAACCGCGTTCCCGCCTATCGTGTGGGAATGCCTGCCGCCCAAAGTGCCCGAGCTAAGGCTGTCGACGCTCCCTCGCCAGACACCGACGCCATCGACCCCCTTGCCCGGTACTGGTCGAAGCGCAACTTCGCCATCACCTCCGAGCCTCGCGGTGAGCGGGCCGCACCTGGTGAAAACCTGAGCTTCGTCGTTCAGAAGCACGCTGCCTCCCACCTTCACTACGACTTCCGCCTTGAGCTCGACGGGGTCCTCCTCTCATGGGCGGTGCCCAAAGGCCCCAGCTTTGATCCCAAGGACAGGCGAATAGCCATCCACGTCGAGGACCACCCCCTGACTTACGGAAGCTTCGAAGGCACGATCCCTCCGAAGCAATACGGAGCCGGCACAGTGATCGTGTGGGACAACGGATGGTGGGAGCCTGTGGGGGATCCTCGCGATGGACTCAAGCGCGGGAAGCTGCTCTTTCACCTGCACGGCCAGAAACTGGAAGGGCTGTGGGAACTCGTGAATATCGCCAAGGGCGGTGAAAAGCAGGAACCTTGGATCCTCTTCAAAAAGCGTGACAGTTTTGCCCGGCCCAAGGCTGAATTTGATGTCGTCTCCGCGCTGCCGGACAGCGTAATCGCCAAGCCCCTGAAAACGCCCGCCACGCCACCAGTGTCCAAGAGCAAGCGCAGCGCTGCAGCGCGCGGCAAGGCAAGCCAGCAAACGGTTGAAGCTGCGCAGCCAGGGATGCCTGGAGCCGTGAAGGCGGCGCTCCCATCCAAGCTCGCCCCTCAGCTTGCCACCCTGGCCACCGGCGTGCCTGAAGGCCAGTGGGTGTACGAAATCAAATTCGACGGCTATCGCATCATGGCGCGAGTCGAGAGCGGCTCTGCCCGGCTGCTCACTCGCAACGGACACGACTGGACCGAGCGCATGCCCCACATGGCCGCGGCGGTGAACGCGCTGGGTATCCAGTCTGGGTGGCTGGATGGGGAGTTGGTGGTGATGGGGGCCAACGGCAAACCCGACTTCAACGCGCTGCAAAAAGCCTTCGACAAGCGCGCTCGGGTCGAAATGGTTCTGTTCCTGTTCGACGTGCCATTCTTTGAGGGGTACGACCTGCGAGCGGTGGAGTTGATGCACCGTCGCACGTTACTCAAGAGCGTGCTGGAAGAAAGGGGGAGCAACGCTGTGCGTTTCAGCGAAGACTTTCCAGCCTCGCCGCAGGCCCTGCTGGAGACAGCGTGCAAGATGCAGCTGGAAGGGGTGATGGCCAAGCGCAGCGACTCCACCTACATCTCCAAGCGCAGTGATGCATGGCTCAAGCTCAAGTGCAAGCAACGCCAGGAGTTCGTGGTGTGTGGCTTCACCACGCGTACCACCGGAGCCACCTCGATTGGCAGCCTTCTTCTAGGTGTGCACAACGACCAGGGCGATCTGGTGTCAGTGGGCAGCGTTGGTACCGGCTGGAAAGCGGCTGAAGCGGCAGCGCTCTACAAGCAGCTTGCCCCGCTGGATACCCCGAAACCCGCCTTCGTCGCCGGCGTCGCCAAACCCGGGCGGTGGTCGAAGCGCGCGCCCGGAACCGAGCACTGGGTGCAGCCAAAACTGGTTGCCGAGGTCGAATTTGGGGAGTGGACCTCAGATGGACAGATCCGCCACGCGTCGTTTGTCGCTCTGCGTACCGACAAGCCCGCCACCGCCATCGTGCGCGAAGTTGCCAAAGTGGTTGACGGCCCCACCATGCAAAAAGGCGTGAGGCAGAGCACGGCGGGCAAGCCTGCCGCCGCAGGCGTCAAAGTCAGCAACGCAGAACGAGTTATCGATCCAAGCACGGGAATCACCAAGCTCGACCTGGTCCGTTACTACGAGAGCGTGGCGGAATGGATGCTTCCCCACTTGCGTGCACGCCCGGTCGCCCTGGTCAGAGCGCCGACCGGCATCACGGGGCATCAGTTCTTTCAGAAGCACGACGACAAGATGTCGATCCCAGGTATCCGCGAGTTCGCCTCCGATATCTGGCCCGGCCATGCCAATCTCCTGGAGGTACCCAACGCCAAGGCACTGGCCAGTGCCGCGCAGATGAACGTAATCGAGTTCCACACGTGGAATTCGACGGCCAGGAAGATCGATTTGCCCGATCGTGTGGTATTCGACCTGGACCCAGGTGAGGGCACCACGTGGCAGCACATCCAAGAAGCTGCAGTGCTGATACGCGCCCTCCTGAGCGAGCTCCAGTTGGAGGCGTGGCTCAAGACATCGGGTGGCAAGGGGCTACATGTGGTCGTGCCAATCACCCCGAAGCTGGACTACGACCAGGTGAAGGCGTTCTCCAAAGAGGTGGTCGAGCACGTCACCAAAACGATCCCCAGCCGCTTCGTGGCCAAGAGTGGCCCCTCCAACCGGGTTGGCAAGCTGTTTGTTGACTATCTCAGGAACGGCAAGGGTGCTACCACCGCGGCAGCGTACTCAGCTCGAGCGCGCCCAGGGCTGGGAGTGTCGATGCCGGTGAGCTGGGAGGAACTCGGGCAGTTGCGCAGTGGTGCTCA
It contains:
- the ligD gene encoding DNA ligase D, whose translation is MPAAQSARAKAVDAPSPDTDAIDPLARYWSKRNFAITSEPRGERAAPGENLSFVVQKHAASHLHYDFRLELDGVLLSWAVPKGPSFDPKDRRIAIHVEDHPLTYGSFEGTIPPKQYGAGTVIVWDNGWWEPVGDPRDGLKRGKLLFHLHGQKLEGLWELVNIAKGGEKQEPWILFKKRDSFARPKAEFDVVSALPDSVIAKPLKTPATPPVSKSKRSAAARGKASQQTVEAAQPGMPGAVKAALPSKLAPQLATLATGVPEGQWVYEIKFDGYRIMARVESGSARLLTRNGHDWTERMPHMAAAVNALGIQSGWLDGELVVMGANGKPDFNALQKAFDKRARVEMVLFLFDVPFFEGYDLRAVELMHRRTLLKSVLEERGSNAVRFSEDFPASPQALLETACKMQLEGVMAKRSDSTYISKRSDAWLKLKCKQRQEFVVCGFTTRTTGATSIGSLLLGVHNDQGDLVSVGSVGTGWKAAEAAALYKQLAPLDTPKPAFVAGVAKPGRWSKRAPGTEHWVQPKLVAEVEFGEWTSDGQIRHASFVALRTDKPATAIVREVAKVVDGPTMQKGVRQSTAGKPAAAGVKVSNAERVIDPSTGITKLDLVRYYESVAEWMLPHLRARPVALVRAPTGITGHQFFQKHDDKMSIPGIREFASDIWPGHANLLEVPNAKALASAAQMNVIEFHTWNSTARKIDLPDRVVFDLDPGEGTTWQHIQEAAVLIRALLSELQLEAWLKTSGGKGLHVVVPITPKLDYDQVKAFSKEVVEHVTKTIPSRFVAKSGPSNRVGKLFVDYLRNGKGATTAAAYSARARPGLGVSMPVSWEELGQLRSGAHWTIRSAREHLSFQKVDPWVGYWSKRQSLSTALQLLGGGV